The Microbacterium sp. LWO12-1.2 genome includes a window with the following:
- a CDS encoding mandelate racemase/muconate lactonizing enzyme family protein codes for MQILRIDTCGLRGATPEGGWSHELQPDDIVHTLVAVHTDDGRVGVGSAFTSESLVRGAVDLLSPHLIGENPLEVERLTETLHQTAFWMGRGGSLTHATSAIDIALWDIAGQASSQPVGRLLGGRHRERVRPYASVLMDEAGPMTENLEELVETGFSAFKIGWWKFGRVDAATDEATVAAARAAVGDRLLAVDAGGSEAFFPGDLAWAKRTARMLADYDVAWFEEALAPDDIDGFAELRASSPVRISGGEVLTRRQSFQPYLDRHAFDIVQPDTTKGGGLSESRRIGWAAQDRGIRLIPHGWNTGIGLAADLQLASALASTDLVEYKTGSAYVDDLISGGWRLDADGFLDIPSMPGLGVTLDEETLERYGTRPDFAATGR; via the coding sequence ATGCAAATCCTCCGAATCGACACGTGCGGCCTGCGGGGTGCGACGCCCGAGGGAGGGTGGTCGCACGAGCTGCAGCCCGACGACATCGTCCACACACTCGTCGCGGTCCACACCGACGACGGCAGGGTGGGCGTCGGCAGCGCGTTCACATCCGAGAGCCTGGTGCGGGGCGCCGTCGATCTGCTGTCCCCCCACCTGATCGGCGAGAACCCCCTCGAGGTGGAGCGCCTCACGGAGACACTGCACCAGACCGCCTTCTGGATGGGACGGGGCGGCTCACTCACACACGCGACCAGCGCGATCGACATCGCCCTGTGGGATATCGCCGGACAGGCATCGTCGCAACCCGTCGGCCGGCTCCTCGGCGGCCGCCACAGAGAACGAGTGCGCCCCTACGCGTCCGTGCTGATGGACGAAGCCGGGCCCATGACCGAGAACCTGGAAGAGCTCGTCGAGACCGGCTTCTCCGCATTCAAGATCGGCTGGTGGAAGTTCGGGCGCGTGGATGCGGCGACCGACGAGGCCACGGTCGCCGCAGCGCGGGCGGCGGTGGGCGACCGCCTGCTCGCCGTGGACGCCGGCGGCTCCGAGGCCTTCTTCCCGGGCGACCTGGCCTGGGCGAAACGCACCGCCCGCATGCTCGCCGACTACGACGTCGCCTGGTTCGAGGAGGCACTCGCCCCCGACGACATCGACGGATTCGCCGAACTCCGCGCATCATCCCCCGTCCGCATCTCCGGCGGCGAAGTGCTCACGCGACGCCAGAGCTTCCAGCCGTACCTCGACAGACATGCTTTCGACATCGTGCAACCGGACACCACGAAGGGCGGCGGGCTGAGCGAGTCGCGCCGGATCGGATGGGCGGCCCAGGACCGCGGCATCCGCCTCATCCCGCACGGGTGGAACACCGGTATCGGGCTCGCGGCGGACCTGCAGCTGGCTTCGGCTCTCGCATCGACCGACCTGGTCGAGTACAAGACCGGATCCGCGTACGTCGACGACCTGATCAGCGGGGGCTGGAGGCTGGATGCCGATGGCTTCCTCGACATCCCGTCGATGCCGGGTCTCGGGGTGACCCTCGACGAGGAAACGCTGGAACGTTACGGCACCCGGCCGGACTTCGCCGCGACCGGCCGATGA
- a CDS encoding amino acid ABC transporter ATP-binding protein, which translates to MITVTDLRLSFGSTEVLHGITCDVAEGEVVCIIGASGSGKSTLLRCMNGLETPSHGSVEVNGHLLTSKERRSDLAAVRRDVGMVFQQFNLFPHLTARENITLAPRKVLGLGAQEADERADRLLAKVGLAAKANAFPGNLSGGQAQRVAIARALAMQPSVMLFDEPTSALDPEIVGEVLAVMKDLAAEGMTMVVVTHEIGFAREVADRVIYMDDGRIVESGAPQELLSHAKTERARAFLGKVL; encoded by the coding sequence ATGATCACTGTCACCGACCTGCGACTCAGCTTCGGTTCCACCGAAGTCCTCCACGGGATCACCTGCGATGTCGCGGAAGGCGAGGTGGTCTGCATCATCGGGGCGTCCGGCTCGGGCAAGAGCACGCTCCTGCGCTGCATGAACGGCCTCGAGACCCCCAGCCACGGCAGCGTCGAGGTGAACGGACACCTGCTCACCTCGAAGGAGCGCCGATCAGATCTCGCCGCCGTTCGCCGCGATGTCGGCATGGTGTTCCAGCAGTTCAACCTGTTCCCGCACCTCACGGCGCGGGAGAACATCACGCTCGCTCCACGCAAGGTGCTCGGGCTGGGAGCCCAGGAGGCCGACGAACGTGCGGACAGGCTCCTGGCCAAGGTCGGGCTCGCCGCGAAGGCGAACGCGTTCCCCGGCAATCTGTCGGGGGGACAGGCGCAGCGAGTAGCGATCGCACGCGCGCTCGCGATGCAGCCGAGCGTGATGCTCTTCGATGAGCCGACTTCGGCGCTGGACCCCGAGATCGTCGGCGAGGTTCTCGCGGTCATGAAGGACCTCGCGGCCGAGGGGATGACGATGGTGGTCGTCACACACGAGATCGGGTTCGCGCGCGAGGTCGCCGACCGGGTGATCTACATGGACGACGGGCGCATCGTCGAGAGCGGCGCACCGCAGGAGCTGCTCTCCCACGCGAAGACGGAGCGTGCCCGCGCGTTCCTCGGCAAGGTGCTCTGA
- a CDS encoding extracellular solute-binding protein, whose protein sequence is MERRLWGRRGTSITVAALAALAVTGCAAEGSPSADGATTITYWTHVNAPAQEVERELIAQYEKDHPGVRIDYLPIEFGTMAAKLNAAIAAGGGPDLVNYFQSYAAGLIAKGYLAPVDHEAYGMTADELAAQYTEAIGAGFSADGEFIGIPHEISTYQFWVNDQHFANAGLDPVKDFPKTWADVATVGALIQDAPGGPAEGVALSLNNQVRDVLVLDAMTRQAGGMLFGPDGSESFVNSPEAVRALQTWGDLANDHGVNDPALGPTASTNAEALFGDGTAAMVNTGGSWFIPTLEGTYPDIPWTVGQYPTFGGETVGADLYGYGLYVPATSAHQKEAWEFARYLADASPTYFAEAGIWLGDNDVLTDEATADVPSWEVFVEGFARGNFLPPLSQYNEISQILESAIQRVVVNGDDAQSALDAAHAAIEPLLDN, encoded by the coding sequence ATGGAACGACGACTCTGGGGTCGGCGCGGAACAAGCATCACCGTCGCGGCACTCGCCGCGCTGGCTGTCACGGGGTGCGCGGCGGAGGGATCACCGTCCGCGGACGGCGCGACGACCATCACCTACTGGACGCACGTCAACGCTCCCGCGCAGGAGGTCGAGCGCGAGCTGATCGCTCAGTACGAGAAAGACCATCCGGGCGTCCGTATCGACTACCTGCCCATCGAGTTCGGGACCATGGCCGCCAAGCTCAACGCCGCGATCGCGGCAGGCGGCGGACCCGACCTCGTCAACTACTTCCAGTCGTATGCCGCCGGCCTGATCGCCAAGGGCTACCTCGCCCCCGTCGACCACGAGGCGTACGGAATGACCGCCGACGAGCTCGCCGCCCAGTACACCGAGGCGATCGGGGCCGGATTCTCCGCGGACGGAGAGTTCATCGGCATCCCGCACGAGATCTCCACGTACCAGTTCTGGGTCAATGATCAGCACTTCGCCAACGCCGGCCTCGATCCGGTGAAGGACTTCCCGAAGACGTGGGCCGACGTGGCGACCGTGGGCGCGCTGATCCAGGATGCGCCGGGCGGTCCGGCCGAAGGTGTCGCGCTGTCATTGAACAACCAGGTGCGGGATGTGCTCGTGCTCGACGCCATGACCAGGCAGGCGGGCGGAATGCTGTTCGGTCCTGACGGCTCGGAGTCGTTCGTCAACTCGCCCGAGGCCGTCAGGGCGCTGCAGACCTGGGGTGACCTGGCGAACGATCATGGCGTCAACGACCCCGCGCTCGGGCCGACCGCATCCACCAATGCGGAGGCCCTCTTCGGCGACGGGACCGCGGCGATGGTCAACACCGGCGGCTCCTGGTTCATCCCGACGTTGGAGGGAACCTATCCGGACATCCCATGGACGGTCGGCCAGTACCCCACGTTCGGTGGGGAGACGGTGGGAGCGGATCTGTACGGCTACGGACTCTACGTGCCGGCGACGAGCGCTCACCAGAAGGAGGCGTGGGAGTTCGCGCGCTACCTGGCCGATGCCTCTCCGACCTACTTCGCGGAGGCCGGGATCTGGCTCGGAGACAACGATGTGTTGACCGATGAGGCCACCGCCGATGTTCCGAGCTGGGAGGTGTTCGTCGAAGGGTTCGCTCGCGGCAACTTCCTTCCGCCGCTGAGCCAGTACAACGAGATCAGCCAGATCCTTGAGAGCGCCATCCAGCGAGTGGTCGTCAACGGCGACGACGCGCAGAGCGCACTCGACGCAGCGCACGCCGCGATCGAGCCTCTGCTCGACAACTGA
- a CDS encoding sugar porter family MFS transporter: MSPETAPPTLSPAQTRRSGRSPGNKPDSPGESGRLTPAVTGFAIAAAVGGFLFGFDTAVINGAVTAIEGNLGLDAVGLGVVVAVTLLGAALGALGAGWIADRIGRPRTMLAAGIVFFIAAIGCGMAHGVFDLAAWRLVTGVAVGFATVLGPLYISEIAPAHARGRLASMQQMAIVLGIFVALLSDSGIAWALGGADAELFLGLPAWRWMFIAGVIPALIYLVLALVVPESPRYLVARGRVEAARRVLIRLQRVDPAEARILTDRIEDTLQQKESGRFRDLLDRRRGLLPVVWVGIGVAALQALVGIDVIFYYSTSLWESVGFEESAAFGLSVLSSFINVAATVVAIVLIDRVGRRALLLTGSVGMFISLVIVSIGFSTARMVDGSPQLDGVWGPITLVGANLFVVAFAVSWGPVVWVLLGEMFPNRIRGVALSVCASANWFAGVALNFSFPSLRDISLPGSYALYAVMAALSFLLVFFCVRETNGRSLEEMHAGGGRREGEGASR; encoded by the coding sequence ATGTCTCCTGAAACGGCACCCCCCACCCTCAGCCCAGCGCAGACCCGCCGGAGCGGCCGTTCGCCTGGAAACAAACCGGACAGCCCCGGGGAGAGCGGGCGCCTCACGCCGGCCGTGACCGGGTTCGCGATCGCCGCCGCGGTCGGTGGCTTCCTCTTTGGATTCGACACTGCCGTGATCAACGGCGCGGTCACGGCGATCGAGGGCAATCTCGGCTTGGACGCCGTCGGACTCGGTGTCGTGGTCGCGGTGACTCTGCTCGGTGCAGCGCTGGGTGCGCTCGGCGCGGGGTGGATCGCGGACCGCATCGGGCGCCCCCGCACGATGCTCGCCGCCGGCATCGTGTTCTTCATCGCAGCGATCGGATGCGGCATGGCCCACGGGGTGTTCGATCTCGCCGCGTGGCGACTCGTGACCGGCGTCGCCGTCGGGTTCGCCACGGTGCTCGGCCCCCTCTACATCTCGGAGATCGCCCCCGCACATGCCCGCGGGCGATTGGCCTCGATGCAGCAGATGGCGATCGTGCTGGGGATCTTCGTGGCTCTCCTCTCCGACAGCGGCATCGCGTGGGCGCTGGGCGGCGCGGATGCCGAGTTGTTCCTCGGCCTCCCGGCGTGGCGCTGGATGTTCATCGCGGGTGTGATCCCCGCACTGATCTATCTGGTGCTCGCGCTGGTCGTCCCCGAGTCCCCGAGGTACCTGGTCGCGCGCGGGCGGGTGGAGGCGGCCCGTCGGGTGCTCATCCGGCTGCAGCGGGTCGATCCGGCCGAGGCGCGCATCCTCACCGACCGGATCGAGGACACGCTGCAGCAGAAGGAGTCCGGTCGGTTCCGTGATCTGCTGGACAGGCGTCGTGGCCTCCTCCCCGTGGTCTGGGTGGGCATCGGAGTGGCCGCTCTGCAAGCGCTCGTTGGCATCGACGTGATCTTTTACTACTCCACCTCGCTCTGGGAGTCGGTCGGATTCGAGGAGTCCGCGGCGTTCGGCCTGTCGGTGCTCAGCTCCTTCATCAACGTGGCCGCGACCGTGGTCGCCATCGTGCTCATCGACCGCGTCGGGCGCCGCGCCCTGCTTCTCACGGGATCGGTGGGCATGTTCATCAGCCTCGTCATCGTGAGCATCGGGTTCTCGACGGCGCGCATGGTCGACGGGTCGCCGCAGCTGGATGGCGTGTGGGGTCCGATCACCCTGGTCGGCGCGAACCTCTTCGTCGTCGCGTTCGCCGTCTCCTGGGGGCCGGTGGTCTGGGTGCTGCTGGGTGAGATGTTCCCGAACCGCATCCGCGGAGTCGCGCTGTCGGTATGCGCCTCGGCGAACTGGTTCGCGGGGGTGGCGCTGAACTTCTCCTTCCCGAGCCTGCGGGACATCTCGCTTCCCGGCAGCTACGCCCTGTACGCCGTGATGGCGGCACTGTCGTTCCTGCTCGTGTTCTTCTGCGTCAGGGAGACCAACGGCCGCTCCCTCGAGGAGATGCACGCGGGCGGAGGACGGCGTGAGGGGGAGGGGGCATCGCGATGA
- a CDS encoding amino acid ABC transporter permease gives MQLFFGDLIPYAPELLAGLGVSVLITVAAVLIGSPLGVGVYLLRAAGNPVARAVGSTYVEVIRNTPLLLQLYLIYFALPSVGVNFDPITAGIIALSVNNSAYLAEIYRAGFEAIPKGQIEAADALGLSRRATFFHVRLVPALRNVLPSLTNQVILLFLASSIASIVAVPELMHVMMGITTSTFRTIETFVVGGLLYFIVAFLIAGASRLVETRGIRWKVA, from the coding sequence ATGCAACTCTTCTTCGGGGACCTGATCCCTTACGCTCCCGAGCTGCTCGCCGGTCTCGGCGTGAGCGTGCTCATCACCGTCGCCGCCGTGCTCATCGGTTCACCGCTCGGCGTCGGCGTCTACCTGTTGCGCGCGGCGGGCAATCCCGTCGCGCGAGCCGTCGGCAGCACGTACGTCGAGGTCATCCGCAACACCCCGCTGCTGCTCCAGCTCTACCTCATCTACTTCGCGCTGCCCTCCGTCGGGGTCAACTTCGATCCCATCACGGCGGGGATCATCGCGCTGAGCGTCAACAATTCCGCCTATCTCGCGGAGATCTACCGGGCCGGGTTCGAGGCGATCCCCAAGGGGCAGATAGAGGCGGCGGACGCGCTCGGGCTGTCACGGCGGGCCACGTTCTTCCATGTCCGACTGGTGCCGGCGCTGCGGAACGTCCTGCCGTCGCTGACGAACCAGGTGATCCTGCTGTTCCTCGCCTCCTCGATCGCCTCCATCGTCGCCGTGCCGGAGTTGATGCACGTGATGATGGGCATCACGACGAGCACCTTCCGCACCATCGAGACGTTCGTCGTCGGCGGACTCCTGTACTTCATCGTCGCGTTCCTCATCGCGGGGGCATCCCGTCTCGTCGAGACGCGCGGCATCCGCTGGAAGGTGGCCTGA
- a CDS encoding GntR family transcriptional regulator, whose protein sequence is MSALSSLPSVPAASRRERVAEILREAITTGDLEVGQKLTELELAAQLGTSRAPVREALRQLEQEGLVVSYPYRGTEVLGVSQEEIENVLVPIRVALERFAFDKAMSVVTDDDIAGLESIIDSMDAAASAGDLTRLADDDIRFHEAIVILSGQQHCLQIWRTIQPRVRAYFRRDANYYGDSHAVAEQHRELVRALRSGDRDHGLQAITEHIRTHFSSDAVSESDR, encoded by the coding sequence ATGAGCGCTCTCTCCTCCCTCCCCTCTGTCCCTGCCGCGTCCCGTCGTGAGCGCGTCGCCGAGATTCTTCGCGAGGCCATCACGACCGGGGATCTGGAAGTGGGGCAGAAGCTGACCGAGCTGGAGCTGGCAGCGCAACTGGGCACGAGTCGTGCGCCGGTCCGCGAGGCTCTGCGCCAGCTCGAGCAGGAAGGACTTGTCGTGTCCTACCCGTATCGCGGGACCGAGGTCCTCGGCGTCTCGCAGGAGGAGATCGAGAACGTGCTCGTGCCGATCCGTGTCGCGCTCGAGCGCTTCGCGTTCGACAAGGCGATGTCGGTGGTGACAGACGACGATATCGCCGGTCTGGAGAGCATCATCGACAGCATGGACGCGGCTGCCTCCGCAGGTGACCTTACCCGTCTCGCCGACGACGACATCCGGTTCCATGAGGCCATCGTCATCCTGTCCGGCCAGCAGCACTGCCTGCAGATCTGGCGCACGATTCAGCCTCGCGTCCGCGCGTACTTCCGCCGGGACGCGAACTACTATGGCGACTCGCACGCCGTGGCAGAGCAGCATCGAGAGCTCGTCCGTGCGCTGCGGAGTGGTGACCGCGACCACGGCCTTCAGGCGATCACGGAGCACATCCGCACGCACTTCTCCTCCGACGCTGTGTCGGAGAGCGACCGGTGA
- a CDS encoding SDR family NAD(P)-dependent oxidoreductase — MSAVVVTGAASGIGRGIAIGAAKRGRHVALLDIDERALADAASAVLAAGAASALPLVCDVSDEREVDAAFEAVVDRLPEISGVVANAGIEVSEPLASATVESWDRVMAVNLRGTFLTSRAAVNHWRARGSGGSLVCVSSPSAFVGFAGGANTAYGASKGGISAFVRAAALDGAPDGVRVNAVVPGATDTDILYFGLEGEALLARRTELAQAAQRQIPLGRMARPEEIADAVLWLLSDESAYVTGSHLVCDGGLLAKSANTF; from the coding sequence GTGAGCGCGGTCGTCGTCACGGGAGCCGCATCCGGGATCGGGCGAGGCATCGCGATCGGAGCGGCGAAGCGGGGAAGGCACGTCGCCCTGCTCGACATCGACGAGCGGGCGCTGGCCGACGCGGCGTCCGCTGTGCTCGCTGCGGGCGCGGCATCGGCCCTTCCTCTCGTCTGCGATGTGAGCGATGAGCGTGAGGTGGACGCCGCATTCGAGGCGGTCGTGGATCGGCTGCCCGAGATCTCGGGCGTCGTTGCCAATGCGGGCATCGAGGTCAGCGAGCCTCTCGCCTCCGCCACCGTGGAGTCCTGGGACCGTGTGATGGCGGTGAACCTCCGCGGAACATTCCTCACGTCTCGGGCGGCCGTGAACCACTGGCGCGCGCGGGGATCGGGCGGATCGCTGGTGTGCGTCTCGTCGCCGTCTGCGTTCGTGGGCTTCGCCGGAGGTGCGAACACCGCATACGGTGCATCGAAAGGCGGCATCTCGGCATTCGTGCGCGCAGCGGCTCTGGACGGCGCCCCCGACGGGGTGCGCGTGAACGCGGTCGTACCCGGGGCCACCGATACGGACATCCTCTACTTCGGACTGGAAGGGGAGGCGCTGCTGGCCCGTCGCACCGAGCTGGCGCAGGCGGCGCAGCGTCAGATCCCCCTCGGGCGGATGGCGCGACCGGAGGAGATCGCGGATGCGGTCCTCTGGCTTCTGAGCGACGAGAGCGCCTATGTCACCGGCAGTCACCTGGTGTGCGACGGGGGCCTGCTGGCCAAGAGCGCGAACACGTTCTGA
- a CDS encoding bifunctional 4-hydroxy-2-oxoglutarate aldolase/2-dehydro-3-deoxy-phosphogluconate aldolase: MRTGVIAVLRAADARLYEPVVKALAESGVLCIELTMTTPGTIEILPQVIAAVPEAEIGVGTVLTAHDARAALGAGARFLVSPTVSPEVIDIADSFGAAIYPGALTPTEVHAAWERGATAVKVFPAMSVGSDYVRQLAGPLPHLLTLPSGGVTLEEIPEWIRAGCIAVSLGGPLIGDAFTGGSLDALKERARRALAGVVKGKAV, encoded by the coding sequence ATGCGGACAGGGGTGATCGCGGTGCTTCGGGCCGCTGACGCACGGCTGTACGAGCCGGTGGTGAAGGCACTCGCCGAGTCCGGAGTGCTCTGCATCGAGCTCACGATGACCACACCGGGCACCATCGAGATCCTTCCGCAGGTGATCGCCGCGGTGCCGGAGGCGGAGATCGGCGTCGGAACGGTCCTGACGGCGCACGATGCCCGCGCGGCGCTGGGAGCAGGAGCACGCTTCCTCGTCTCACCGACCGTGTCACCCGAGGTCATCGACATCGCGGACTCGTTCGGCGCGGCGATCTATCCCGGTGCGCTCACTCCCACAGAGGTACACGCGGCGTGGGAACGTGGCGCGACGGCGGTGAAGGTCTTCCCCGCAATGTCAGTCGGCTCCGACTACGTGCGCCAGTTGGCCGGCCCTTTGCCGCATCTGCTCACGCTGCCTTCCGGCGGAGTCACGCTCGAAGAGATACCGGAGTGGATCAGGGCCGGATGCATCGCGGTGAGCCTCGGGGGGCCACTCATCGGCGATGCCTTCACCGGCGGAAGCCTCGACGCGTTGAAGGAGCGAGCACGGCGGGCACTCGCTGGCGTCGTGAAGGGCAAGGCCGTATGA
- a CDS encoding transporter substrate-binding domain-containing protein: MKLTRILVGVAVAATSALALAACTSSGSPGATAQESTLTKVLEKKTLVVGVFADAPPYGVMASSGEYEGFDIDAAQALADSLGAKIEFVSTTNANRIPLLETGKVDIIVAALTNLNERAQKVAMSRPYAAEGQVVLVPAGSDIASYDALAGRTVAATRGSVPATILETRFPEANASLFEAVADSIQALRSGKVDALMESNSVAQGILDDSDGEFTVVDAPQLSPSVVSMGLKQGDQLWLNYVDNFILNYNISDAANDSYNEWLGTDVPDLIK, translated from the coding sequence ATGAAGTTGACGCGCATCCTTGTCGGCGTGGCAGTAGCCGCGACGAGCGCCCTCGCACTCGCCGCGTGCACCTCGAGCGGGAGCCCAGGGGCGACAGCGCAGGAGAGCACCCTGACGAAGGTCCTCGAGAAGAAGACGCTCGTTGTCGGTGTTTTCGCCGATGCGCCTCCGTACGGAGTCATGGCCAGTTCCGGCGAATACGAGGGCTTCGACATCGATGCCGCGCAGGCGCTCGCCGACTCGCTCGGCGCGAAGATCGAGTTCGTCTCCACCACGAACGCCAACCGCATCCCGCTGCTGGAGACGGGCAAGGTCGACATCATCGTCGCGGCCCTCACAAACCTGAACGAACGCGCACAGAAGGTGGCGATGTCGCGGCCGTATGCCGCCGAAGGCCAGGTCGTACTCGTCCCCGCCGGCAGCGACATCGCCTCGTATGACGCGCTTGCCGGGCGGACCGTGGCGGCCACGCGCGGCAGCGTGCCGGCCACGATCCTCGAGACGCGGTTCCCTGAGGCGAACGCGAGCCTGTTCGAGGCGGTCGCCGACTCGATCCAGGCGCTGCGCAGCGGCAAGGTCGACGCGCTCATGGAGAGCAACTCCGTCGCACAGGGGATCCTCGACGACTCCGACGGCGAGTTCACCGTCGTCGACGCGCCGCAGTTGAGCCCGTCCGTCGTCTCCATGGGGCTGAAGCAGGGCGACCAGCTCTGGCTCAACTACGTCGACAACTTCATCCTCAACTACAACATCAGCGACGCCGCGAACGACTCGTACAACGAGTGGCTCGGCACCGACGTCCCCGACCTGATCAAGTAG
- a CDS encoding N-acyl-D-amino-acid deacylase family protein — protein MIDVLIRGASVIDGSGAPPFTADIGITGERIAFVGRDPGARAAQEIDAAGLLLTPGLIDPHSHSDWSILGNRDALSTVHQGVTTEIVGNCGVTYAPIAEGDEDTARRALAAFGYEGEVRWHSFAELLSAVHGEGTAQNLAWFVGHTGLRRAAEREGGDLVGTMARHLEEALEAGALGFSSGLEYGAGRNAETPELEALARVAGRRGAMYASHIRNRDAALSDAVEEFFRVVHAGGLRAQLSHLNVRHRTGASDGAWAEAVSRLERERRSGVDVLADMTPYPDGIGLAAGLLPDWLLSDGEQSAADALRHAEVRERVRADSDRYWRFVHRGQWDRVRLAVSPATPEWEGLTFPEIAAANGTDEWDAYFDVIVASGADLGAVQFMGALFEPDHVAEAVGHDRFLLGVDGFTSRRDGILGARTPHPLFFHGYQHFLSHHALRAGTLTLENAVHKMTGAVAAHFGLRDRGRIVDGTFADLVLWDQRLLRDTDTFVMPERYATAARHVWVNGTPVVTNGARTMHRPGTRLERADVS, from the coding sequence GTGATCGACGTGCTCATCCGTGGTGCGAGCGTGATCGACGGGTCTGGCGCCCCTCCGTTCACGGCGGACATCGGGATCACCGGTGAGCGCATCGCGTTCGTCGGTCGCGACCCGGGCGCCAGAGCCGCCCAGGAGATCGATGCCGCGGGACTCCTGCTCACCCCCGGCCTGATCGATCCCCACAGCCACAGCGACTGGTCGATCCTCGGGAACCGCGATGCGCTCAGCACAGTGCATCAAGGAGTGACCACCGAGATCGTCGGGAACTGCGGCGTGACGTATGCGCCGATCGCGGAGGGAGACGAGGACACCGCCCGTCGTGCACTGGCCGCGTTCGGGTACGAGGGCGAGGTGCGGTGGCATTCCTTCGCCGAGTTGCTGAGCGCCGTGCACGGTGAAGGCACCGCACAGAACCTGGCGTGGTTCGTCGGCCATACCGGTCTGCGCCGGGCTGCCGAGCGCGAAGGGGGTGATCTCGTGGGCACGATGGCGCGGCACCTGGAGGAGGCGTTGGAGGCAGGAGCGCTCGGCTTCAGCTCCGGACTCGAGTACGGCGCCGGGCGGAACGCGGAGACCCCGGAGCTGGAGGCCCTCGCGCGAGTGGCGGGCCGACGTGGTGCGATGTATGCCAGCCACATCCGCAATCGAGATGCGGCACTCTCCGACGCCGTGGAGGAGTTCTTCCGGGTCGTGCACGCCGGAGGGCTGCGCGCACAGCTGTCGCATCTGAACGTCCGTCACCGGACGGGGGCATCGGACGGCGCCTGGGCGGAGGCGGTGTCGCGGCTGGAGCGCGAGCGTCGTTCCGGCGTCGACGTGCTGGCGGACATGACCCCCTATCCGGACGGCATCGGGCTCGCCGCCGGGCTGTTGCCCGATTGGCTGCTCTCCGACGGGGAGCAGTCGGCTGCCGACGCCCTCCGGCATGCGGAAGTGCGCGAGCGCGTCCGCGCGGACTCCGATCGCTACTGGCGATTCGTGCACCGCGGCCAGTGGGATCGGGTCCGTCTCGCGGTGAGCCCCGCCACACCCGAATGGGAGGGCCTGACGTTCCCAGAGATCGCCGCCGCCAACGGGACGGACGAGTGGGACGCCTACTTCGACGTCATCGTGGCGTCCGGCGCCGATCTCGGAGCGGTGCAGTTCATGGGGGCGCTGTTCGAACCCGATCACGTCGCCGAGGCGGTCGGCCATGACCGCTTCTTGCTCGGTGTCGACGGTTTCACCTCCCGCCGCGACGGCATTCTGGGCGCGCGGACCCCGCATCCGCTGTTCTTCCACGGATACCAGCACTTCCTGAGCCATCATGCTCTGCGGGCGGGGACGCTGACGCTCGAGAACGCCGTGCACAAGATGACGGGGGCGGTCGCGGCGCACTTCGGCCTCCGCGACAGGGGACGCATCGTGGATGGGACGTTCGCCGACCTGGTGCTCTGGGATCAGCGACTGCTGCGCGACACGGACACCTTCGTCATGCCGGAGCGCTACGCCACGGCGGCCCGCCATGTCTGGGTGAACGGCACGCCGGTGGTCACGAACGGAGCCCGCACCATGCACCGACCTGGAACTCGATTGGAACGAGCAGATGTCTCCTGA
- a CDS encoding amino acid ABC transporter permease: MFTSFDLSDLVLILQGAFVTLQICFLSVILGGVVGIASGILAASPSAPLRWISAIWVGAIRGVPVLLIIFFVYFALPLMSPGSNIPDYWAAVLALTIFASAYISEIVRGSIQAIPRGQFEAAQALGLSWPKQLRHVVMPQAARIMVPPGIGFLVVLIKDSSLVAVIGLIELTRAGNIVASQTGQPILAYVVVGAVYFVICFALSTAGRRYERRLTIHARAPRVEDALTPSRGDSK, encoded by the coding sequence ATGTTCACGTCCTTCGATCTCTCCGACCTCGTGCTCATCCTGCAGGGCGCGTTCGTGACGCTGCAGATCTGCTTCCTGTCCGTGATCCTCGGCGGCGTGGTGGGCATCGCGTCCGGCATCCTCGCCGCGAGTCCGTCTGCTCCGCTGCGCTGGATCAGCGCGATCTGGGTGGGAGCGATACGGGGCGTCCCGGTGCTGCTCATCATCTTCTTCGTCTACTTCGCGCTGCCGCTGATGTCGCCGGGGAGCAACATCCCGGACTACTGGGCCGCAGTGCTCGCCCTCACGATCTTCGCCTCGGCCTACATCAGCGAGATCGTCCGGGGGAGCATCCAGGCGATTCCCCGTGGTCAGTTCGAAGCGGCACAGGCCCTGGGGCTGTCGTGGCCGAAGCAGTTGCGCCACGTGGTCATGCCGCAGGCCGCGCGCATCATGGTGCCTCCGGGCATCGGGTTCCTCGTGGTGCTGATCAAGGACAGCTCGCTCGTCGCGGTGATCGGACTCATCGAGCTCACCCGAGCGGGCAACATCGTCGCTTCCCAGACCGGACAGCCGATCCTCGCCTACGTGGTGGTCGGTGCGGTCTACTTCGTCATCTGCTTCGCCCTCTCCACCGCCGGACGGCGGTACGAGCGGCGACTGACCATTCATGCGCGGGCACCCCGAGTGGAAGACGCGCTCACCCCCTCACGAGGAGACTCGAAATGA